One window from the genome of Salisaeta longa DSM 21114 encodes:
- a CDS encoding CDP-alcohol phosphatidyltransferase family protein: protein MSDAWPTVRAYAVHLFTASGVLCALAALWYVMRTPPAPAWAFAMLGLAVLIDAADGPLARRWAVTIHAARIDGGLIDNIVDYLTFTFLPLVLVWRMGWLAGPDVVWVGLAMTASLFGFANHSAKQAADGFFLGFPSYWNILAYYAGLLHAAYGATGRAVMLGVVLLATALTVAPVRFIYPNQAPSPWKPWIIGGALGWLALLVGFLPTYPAVPTWAQPWGLPVSMLYPAFYVGLSGYLDVRLRRAA, encoded by the coding sequence ATGTCTGATGCGTGGCCGACCGTACGGGCGTACGCCGTGCATCTCTTCACGGCGTCGGGCGTGCTGTGCGCGCTCGCGGCCTTGTGGTACGTGATGCGCACGCCCCCGGCCCCGGCGTGGGCATTTGCCATGCTGGGGCTTGCCGTGCTCATTGACGCGGCCGACGGGCCGCTGGCGCGCCGCTGGGCGGTAACCATCCATGCCGCCCGCATCGACGGCGGCCTGATCGACAATATCGTTGACTACCTCACGTTTACGTTTCTGCCGCTGGTGCTGGTGTGGCGCATGGGCTGGCTCGCGGGCCCCGATGTGGTGTGGGTGGGGCTGGCCATGACGGCGAGTTTGTTTGGCTTTGCCAACCACAGCGCCAAGCAGGCAGCCGACGGGTTCTTTTTGGGCTTTCCGTCGTACTGGAATATTCTGGCGTATTACGCGGGCCTGTTGCACGCGGCGTACGGCGCTACGGGCCGCGCGGTGATGCTGGGGGTGGTGCTGCTGGCCACAGCGCTTACCGTGGCGCCGGTGCGCTTCATCTATCCCAACCAGGCGCCGTCGCCCTGGAAGCCGTGGATCATTGGCGGCGCGCTGGGGTGGCTGGCGCTGCTGGTGGGCTTCTTGCCCACCTACCCGGCCGTGCCAACGTGGGCGCAGCCCTGGGGCCTGCCGGTGTCTATGCTCTACCCGGCGTTTTATGTGGGCCTGTCGGGGTACCTGGATGTGCGCCTGCGCCGGGCGGCCTAG